A single region of the Salipaludibacillus sp. LMS25 genome encodes:
- a CDS encoding MFS transporter, whose protein sequence is MKNQVVLDSTLSFGKPKPLWKNRTFTFIFSGYILSIFGNSFHSIALNLWVLQTTGSAKLMSTIIVTHMTINVLFGSIAGAVADRVERKKLMWGADMVRSILVLGIAFCVAFKAPFIFILILTALTAFAGLFQAPAFQASLVNIVGREKVQQATGIINIGDNISRITGLALGGMVVAIFGGVTAIVLDSVTFFISSILVFLAGTIPHRKRNAANQNFKEDIIIGFKHLWKNPFARSVIILSPTLNMFFITSLMLIQVMAVKVWNATPVEFGMIEACIPLGYMLGAGFIVLLDKKLKHRGLYIVVSMLSIAPVYMILSFITSSLVAIPIILIIGFMFSFCTLLVSIIMRLEIDSELQGRMFGILGSITSIAPSIGLVISSIFADIFGASIILMINGIGLLFAGIIVVIFFKPIWSYK, encoded by the coding sequence ATGAAAAACCAAGTTGTACTGGATTCAACACTTTCTTTTGGAAAGCCAAAACCATTGTGGAAAAATCGAACGTTTACATTTATTTTTTCTGGCTATATTTTATCTATATTTGGGAATAGTTTTCATAGTATAGCTCTAAATTTATGGGTGTTACAAACTACAGGAAGCGCTAAATTAATGTCTACTATTATTGTAACCCATATGACTATAAATGTATTATTTGGGTCCATTGCTGGAGCAGTAGCAGACAGAGTAGAAAGAAAGAAGTTAATGTGGGGAGCAGATATGGTTAGAAGTATTTTGGTACTAGGAATCGCTTTTTGCGTTGCGTTTAAAGCCCCCTTTATCTTTATTTTGATTTTAACGGCTTTGACTGCATTTGCAGGTCTATTTCAAGCCCCGGCATTTCAAGCTTCTTTAGTTAATATTGTTGGCAGGGAGAAAGTTCAACAAGCTACAGGGATAATAAATATAGGTGATAATATTTCAAGAATTACTGGTCTTGCATTAGGAGGAATGGTCGTTGCAATCTTTGGTGGGGTAACTGCCATTGTTTTAGATTCAGTTACTTTTTTTATATCCTCTATTCTTGTTTTTCTAGCAGGAACTATTCCGCATAGAAAAAGAAATGCTGCAAATCAAAATTTTAAGGAAGACATTATCATTGGTTTTAAGCACTTGTGGAAAAATCCTTTTGCAAGGTCAGTGATTATTTTATCACCTACATTAAATATGTTTTTTATCACGTCTTTAATGCTCATTCAGGTCATGGCAGTAAAAGTTTGGAATGCAACACCAGTGGAATTTGGAATGATTGAAGCCTGTATTCCTTTAGGTTATATGTTAGGTGCCGGATTCATCGTGTTATTAGATAAAAAACTTAAACACCGTGGTTTGTATATTGTGGTAAGTATGCTATCTATTGCTCCGGTCTATATGATATTATCTTTTATAACCTCCTCTCTGGTTGCTATCCCAATTATTTTAATCATTGGATTTATGTTCTCTTTTTGCACCTTATTGGTGAGTATCATTATGAGACTTGAAATAGACTCGGAACTTCAGGGGAGAATGTTTGGAATATTAGGTTCCATTACAAGTATAGCCCCTTCTATAGGATTAGTTATTTCATCAATTTTTGCAGACATTTTTGGTGCATCAATCATACTTATGATAAATGGTATTGGTCTTCTTTTTGCCGGAATAATAGTCGTTATATTTTTCAAACCTATTTGGTCGTATAAATAG
- the lpdA gene encoding dihydrolipoyl dehydrogenase — MNQSDALVIGAGPGGYVAAIRAAQMGQKVTIIEREYLGGVCSNVGCIPSKVLISVGHRLEQTTHSDDMGVLAQGATLDWTNAQQFKRRVVSKLVTGVERLLIGNKINIVKGEAYVVDANTVRVMNGANVQTYTFNNAILATGSRPVEMPTFPFSKRVINSTDALSLTKIPENLVVIGGGYIGTELGSAYANLGSHVTIIEGGNDILAGFDKNMTQLVRKSLKKKGVEVVVGASAKGVEEKEKGVVVTYEAEGEEKTVEASYALVTVGRRPNTDNLGLEAAGIELTEHGLLKVDKQCRTSVPNIYAIGDIVSGPQLAHKASYEGKVAAEASAGQKSIVDYLAIPAVCFTDPELATVGYNEEQAKTEGIDVKVVKYPIAANGRALVLNATDGFVKLIGRKDDDLLIGAQIVGVNASNMIAEMGVAIEAGMKAEDIALTIHAHPTLSEMTMEAAELMVGEPSYNLKA; from the coding sequence ATGAATCAAAGTGATGCGCTTGTCATTGGTGCAGGTCCAGGAGGTTATGTGGCGGCTATTCGCGCTGCTCAAATGGGACAAAAGGTAACGATTATAGAAAGAGAGTATTTAGGAGGCGTTTGTTCAAATGTCGGTTGTATTCCGTCAAAAGTGTTGATCTCAGTAGGACACCGGTTGGAGCAAACAACGCATTCAGATGATATGGGTGTTTTGGCACAGGGAGCAACACTTGACTGGACAAACGCGCAACAATTCAAAAGACGTGTCGTTTCTAAATTAGTAACCGGTGTTGAGCGTTTATTAATCGGCAACAAAATTAACATTGTGAAAGGAGAAGCATACGTCGTGGATGCAAACACAGTACGTGTCATGAACGGAGCCAACGTACAAACTTACACGTTTAACAATGCCATCCTTGCAACAGGTTCCCGCCCGGTTGAGATGCCCACATTCCCATTCTCTAAGCGTGTTATCAACTCAACGGACGCCCTTTCTTTGACGAAAATACCAGAAAATTTAGTCGTCATCGGAGGGGGGTACATTGGGACTGAGCTAGGCTCAGCTTACGCTAACTTAGGCTCTCACGTCACAATCATTGAAGGGGGCAACGACATCTTAGCTGGCTTCGACAAGAACATGACACAACTTGTAAGAAAAAGCTTAAAGAAAAAAGGTGTAGAGGTGGTTGTTGGTGCATCAGCTAAAGGTGTAGAAGAGAAGGAAAAGGGTGTCGTTGTAACCTATGAAGCGGAGGGAGAAGAGAAAACAGTTGAAGCTAGCTATGCATTAGTCACTGTCGGTCGACGCCCAAATACAGATAACTTGGGTCTGGAAGCAGCAGGCATCGAATTGACAGAGCACGGGTTACTAAAAGTAGACAAACAATGCCGTACGTCAGTACCAAATATTTATGCAATAGGAGATATCGTCTCTGGTCCACAACTTGCCCATAAAGCCTCTTATGAAGGGAAAGTAGCTGCTGAAGCCAGCGCTGGCCAAAAATCAATTGTAGACTATTTAGCCATCCCAGCTGTATGTTTCACAGATCCCGAACTTGCCACTGTTGGTTACAATGAGGAGCAAGCAAAAACAGAAGGGATTGATGTGAAAGTAGTGAAATATCCAATAGCAGCCAATGGTCGTGCCCTAGTTTTAAACGCAACGGATGGGTTTGTAAAGCTGATTGGGCGTAAAGACGATGACTTATTAATCGGTGCTCAAATCGTTGGGGTCAATGCCTCTAATATGATCGCAGAAATGGGTGTTGCGATTGAAGCAGGGATGAAGGCAGAAGATATCGCCCTCACGATTCATGCTCACCCAACTTTAAGTGAGATGACAATGGAGGCAGCAGAGCTTATGGTAGGGGAACCAAGTTATAATCTGAAAGCCTAA
- a CDS encoding MgtC/SapB family protein yields the protein MIFELDMIFKLSLALFFGMLIGIDRQLKHKPLGLKTCMVISVASCLVTIVSIESFYQFASPTYNAIDPMRLAAQIVSGVGFLGAGVILRRSNDVISGLTSAAMIWAASGLGITVGAGFYSEATIAVILLIVAVNFLPLVIKSVGPATLRERDVAVKIVMEPNFKMTELIKTIEKKGQGLKQNEKSDITIRDIKLKDLDNGNQQIDLRLSAPEQQYTTEIYYLIKKIDYVLTVDVEHL from the coding sequence ATGATTTTTGAATTAGACATGATTTTCAAATTATCTCTTGCCTTATTTTTTGGTATGTTAATCGGTATTGACCGGCAGTTAAAACATAAACCACTAGGCCTTAAAACGTGTATGGTCATTAGTGTTGCAAGCTGTTTAGTGACGATCGTGTCAATAGAATCGTTTTATCAATTTGCATCACCGACTTACAATGCTATTGACCCGATGCGTTTAGCAGCGCAAATTGTCAGTGGCGTCGGATTCCTCGGTGCTGGTGTCATTCTTCGGAGAAGCAATGATGTTATTTCCGGCTTAACCAGTGCTGCGATGATATGGGCAGCATCAGGATTAGGGATTACCGTGGGAGCGGGCTTTTACTCTGAAGCGACGATTGCAGTCATTTTACTCATCGTCGCAGTCAATTTCTTACCATTGGTTATTAAATCTGTTGGTCCTGCCACGTTACGAGAAAGAGATGTAGCTGTGAAAATTGTCATGGAGCCAAATTTTAAAATGACGGAACTTATTAAAACGATAGAAAAAAAGGGGCAAGGTCTGAAGCAAAATGAAAAAAGTGATATTACAATTCGAGATATTAAGTTAAAAGATTTAGATAACGGTAATCAACAAATTGACTTACGACTCTCAGCCCCTGAACAACAATACACAACAGAAATTTACTATCTCATTAAAAAAATTGATTATGTCTTAACGGTTGATGTAGAACACCTATAG
- the mgtE gene encoding magnesium transporter, with translation MEKTLNVKNREEFTYYLFLYLKKNEKESFRKVFLDLHPTDQIEIFLQMSEEKRKRVYDYLEPIEFARIFQGLALAEQKTVFAELEDAFALNMLNELAADDITDFFGQISDGVASFLLSKMDKREANNIKQLLSYKEDTAGSIMTTEFITLAPKDTVYAVMARLREEGMDAETIYYLYVTNEEDKLIGIVSLRELIIALEDDLIENLMKEQVISVSPLTDQEEVSIIIKDYDLLAVPVVTNDEKMIGIVTVDDIIDVIEEETTEDIGQLAAVTGAIDLNVKALTATKKRLPWLILLLFVGMLTAGLIGSYEGTLGEVAILAVFIPLIADMAGNTGTQSLAIVVRGLALEKVDHSGIVKLLKREFLTGGLMGIVCGLLVSVITLVIPGTNLILGCVIGLSLFITIVISTLTGTVIPLIIHRFKIDPAVASGPFITTINDLVGLVVYFSIATTLIHYL, from the coding sequence ATGGAAAAAACATTAAATGTTAAGAACAGGGAAGAATTTACCTACTATCTTTTTTTGTATTTGAAAAAAAATGAAAAAGAAAGCTTTCGAAAGGTATTTTTAGACCTTCACCCGACCGACCAAATTGAAATATTTCTACAAATGAGTGAGGAAAAAAGAAAACGTGTGTATGATTACCTTGAACCTATAGAATTTGCTCGAATTTTCCAAGGGTTAGCCTTAGCGGAGCAAAAAACAGTGTTTGCTGAGCTGGAAGATGCGTTTGCGCTAAATATGTTAAACGAGCTTGCTGCCGACGATATTACCGATTTTTTTGGACAAATTTCAGATGGTGTGGCGTCATTTCTATTAAGTAAAATGGATAAAAGAGAGGCTAATAACATTAAGCAATTGCTCTCATATAAAGAAGATACAGCAGGGTCAATCATGACTACGGAGTTTATCACGTTGGCTCCTAAGGACACCGTTTACGCAGTCATGGCACGGTTACGTGAAGAAGGCATGGATGCAGAGACAATTTATTATTTATACGTCACAAATGAAGAAGATAAATTGATTGGCATCGTCTCCCTTCGTGAATTGATTATCGCTTTAGAAGATGACTTAATTGAAAATTTAATGAAAGAACAAGTGATCTCTGTCTCACCTTTAACAGATCAAGAAGAGGTTTCCATCATTATTAAAGACTATGATTTATTAGCTGTTCCGGTAGTCACAAATGATGAAAAAATGATTGGCATCGTCACGGTCGATGACATTATCGATGTTATTGAAGAAGAAACAACAGAAGATATTGGCCAATTAGCAGCCGTAACAGGGGCGATAGACCTTAATGTGAAGGCCTTGACAGCCACGAAAAAAAGGTTGCCATGGCTGATTCTATTATTATTTGTGGGAATGTTAACAGCAGGTTTAATTGGAAGCTATGAAGGAACGTTGGGGGAAGTAGCTATTTTAGCGGTTTTTATCCCACTAATTGCCGATATGGCAGGGAATACAGGGACACAATCCTTGGCGATCGTTGTCCGGGGACTGGCGCTGGAGAAAGTTGATCACAGTGGGATTGTTAAGTTGTTGAAACGTGAATTCTTAACGGGAGGGCTAATGGGAATAGTATGTGGGCTATTAGTATCCGTCATAACCCTTGTTATCCCTGGTACAAATTTAATTTTAGGATGTGTTATTGGCTTGTCCCTATTTATAACGATTGTCATCTCAACGTTAACAGGGACAGTCATTCCTCTTATTATCCACCGATTTAAAATAGATCCAGCGGTTGCATCTGGTCCTTTCATTACAACAATAAATGACTTAGTTGGTTTAGTCGTTTACTTTTCCATTGCCACGACGTTAATCCACTATTTGTAG
- a CDS encoding XtrA/YqaO family protein encodes MRGKEIPIHLKEAKLTVSIDSHPMLIVIDQGKAKSYHLPNFGETVVVCHNGKVKRIKIEEGEEF; translated from the coding sequence ATGAGAGGAAAAGAGATTCCAATTCATTTAAAAGAGGCTAAATTAACTGTTAGTATAGACTCTCATCCAATGTTGATTGTAATAGATCAAGGGAAAGCTAAAAGTTACCATCTGCCTAACTTTGGAGAAACAGTTGTTGTTTGTCATAACGGAAAAGTTAAGAGGATTAAAATTGAAGAAGGCGAAGAATTTTAA
- a CDS encoding fatty acid--CoA ligase family protein, with product MYINFLLDRFNKNKKECAVIWNDKEYTYGWLMQCIQHFKNELKKNKELEKSVVSLEADYSPYSIAMLLSLLDKGCIVVPIQDSLVPAIKAEYDNIAEVEQLVKITGDTFEIKRKNIKPVKNKLLVQLKNQHHPGLILFSSGTTGRSKTIVHDFTLLLNKFSEKRNPKRIIPFMLFDHIGGINTLFQVLSSTGCLVIIQERSPLEVGKTIERYKVQALPVTPTFINLFLINETYRNYDLTSLETISYGSEVMPESTLKAINKILPGVKIFQTYGLSEVGVLSSQSKHAASLWVKIWGEGVKTRIVDGVLQIKSNSSMLGYINAPSPFTEDGWLNTGDIVEQDGEYIRILGRKSEIINVGGEKVFPAEVESVLRLINGVEEVVVNAATNAITGQMVKAAVRLNTNESLGEFRIRMRHFCRDKLPSYKIPQKVVLTSKELYTNRFKKNRKLV from the coding sequence ATGTATATTAACTTTTTACTAGATCGATTCAACAAAAATAAAAAAGAATGTGCGGTAATATGGAATGATAAAGAGTATACTTATGGCTGGTTAATGCAGTGCATACAACATTTCAAAAATGAACTGAAAAAAAATAAAGAACTAGAGAAATCTGTAGTTTCTTTAGAAGCGGACTATTCTCCTTATTCAATTGCCATGTTATTATCACTTCTCGATAAAGGTTGTATTGTTGTTCCAATACAAGATTCATTAGTGCCTGCTATAAAAGCTGAATACGATAACATTGCAGAAGTGGAGCAATTGGTTAAAATCACAGGGGATACTTTTGAAATAAAACGAAAAAATATAAAGCCTGTAAAAAATAAGTTGCTAGTACAACTTAAAAATCAACATCACCCTGGCCTCATATTATTCTCTTCTGGAACAACTGGACGTAGCAAGACGATTGTCCATGATTTTACTTTATTACTAAATAAATTTTCTGAAAAAAGGAATCCAAAGAGAATTATACCCTTCATGTTATTTGATCATATAGGAGGTATTAATACTCTTTTTCAAGTGCTATCAAGTACAGGTTGTTTAGTCATAATTCAAGAACGTTCGCCATTAGAAGTTGGAAAAACGATTGAAAGGTATAAAGTACAAGCGTTACCTGTTACCCCTACGTTTATCAATCTATTTTTAATTAATGAAACCTATCGTAACTACGATTTAACCAGTTTAGAAACTATCTCCTATGGCTCAGAGGTTATGCCGGAGAGTACGTTAAAAGCAATAAATAAGATATTACCAGGTGTGAAAATTTTTCAAACCTATGGGTTATCTGAGGTTGGTGTTTTAAGCTCGCAATCTAAACACGCAGCTTCTCTTTGGGTGAAAATATGGGGAGAGGGTGTGAAAACGCGAATAGTGGATGGTGTTTTACAGATAAAATCTAATTCGTCAATGTTAGGTTATATTAATGCTCCCAGTCCATTTACAGAGGATGGATGGTTGAATACAGGGGATATAGTAGAACAGGATGGGGAATATATAAGAATTTTAGGAAGAAAATCTGAAATAATTAATGTTGGCGGTGAAAAAGTATTTCCAGCTGAAGTAGAGAGTGTTCTACGATTAATTAATGGCGTTGAAGAAGTAGTTGTTAATGCAGCGACAAATGCCATAACTGGGCAGATGGTAAAAGCAGCAGTTAGGTTAAATACTAATGAAAGTTTAGGTGAATTCAGAATAAGAATGAGACACTTTTGTAGGGACAAACTTCCTTCTTATAAAATACCTCAGAAAGTAGTGCTTACATCGAAAGAATTATATACTAATCGGTTTAAAAAAAATAGAAAATTAGTTTGA
- a CDS encoding esterase family protein — protein sequence MDLKSKVIINENFYSTVLENSRKIVIYLPRSYEKVLNKRFPTVYIHAGQRIFDPIKENEESWKVHKVADKLIKEKKIEEVIIIGIAHKRITDTNEFCHFISPDKHVRCSGLLYEKFIINELKPYIDSHYRTLPDCDNTALIGSSAGGLSTYHIGFRNPDIFGKIGLMSPFFVKVNDNDHSETKLYNEFGKKENLNIWIDIGGAEGMFLVRHVRNVADNLVKAGYKYGEELVYYQDPNGAHFEKDWGERVHLPLLYFFGDIGHPQSIILDGRNIVGLKGIEVKVNPIITYDSGFIMSHIDGEYIVSRPNILEIRRDGTIIPKNEGTSLVTFISKGLKATKEYKVIKELSECVNVSMTVNVPENTPENDHIYISTGMILNKVDNYQYEGNFKLPRDLACEFKFSRGFRLFEVKRDGSPMNNRKFKATKDLKLNYTVENWIDNQIEREEDV from the coding sequence ATGGACCTGAAATCAAAAGTGATTATTAATGAAAATTTTTATTCGACGGTATTGGAAAATAGTCGAAAAATAGTCATTTATTTACCTCGTAGTTATGAAAAGGTCTTAAACAAAAGATTTCCCACAGTATATATACATGCTGGACAACGCATTTTTGATCCAATAAAAGAAAATGAGGAGTCATGGAAAGTACATAAGGTAGCAGACAAACTTATAAAAGAGAAAAAAATTGAAGAAGTAATTATTATTGGAATAGCTCATAAAAGGATAACTGATACGAATGAATTTTGTCATTTTATTTCACCGGATAAACATGTTAGATGTTCTGGCTTATTATATGAAAAATTTATTATAAATGAGTTAAAACCTTATATCGATTCCCATTATAGAACGTTACCTGATTGTGATAATACAGCGCTCATTGGCTCATCAGCTGGAGGGCTTTCAACGTATCATATCGGCTTTAGAAACCCAGATATTTTTGGGAAAATAGGATTGATGTCTCCTTTCTTTGTAAAGGTAAATGATAATGATCATTCTGAAACTAAATTATATAACGAATTTGGGAAGAAAGAAAATTTAAATATTTGGATTGATATTGGCGGAGCAGAAGGGATGTTTTTAGTTAGACATGTAAGAAACGTGGCAGATAATTTAGTGAAAGCTGGATACAAATATGGAGAAGAACTTGTATATTACCAAGACCCTAACGGTGCTCATTTTGAGAAGGATTGGGGAGAACGTGTCCACCTACCATTATTATATTTTTTTGGCGATATTGGTCACCCACAATCGATTATACTAGATGGTCGTAATATCGTTGGGTTAAAAGGCATAGAAGTAAAAGTGAATCCAATCATTACATATGACAGTGGCTTTATTATGAGTCATATTGATGGTGAGTATATTGTCAGCAGACCAAATATTTTGGAGATTAGAAGGGACGGAACGATAATTCCTAAAAATGAAGGGACTAGTTTAGTTACTTTTATTTCAAAAGGTTTGAAGGCTACAAAAGAGTATAAGGTGATAAAGGAATTGTCTGAATGTGTAAATGTCTCAATGACAGTTAATGTACCTGAGAATACGCCAGAGAATGACCATATTTATATAAGTACGGGCATGATTTTAAATAAAGTTGATAACTATCAATATGAAGGAAATTTTAAGTTGCCTAGAGATCTTGCTTGTGAATTTAAGTTTTCAAGAGGATTTAGACTCTTCGAGGTTAAGAGAGATGGGAGCCCTATGAATAATAGGAAGTTTAAAGCTACCAAAGACTTAAAATTAAACTACACAGTTGAAAATTGGATAGATAATCAAATAGAAAGAGAGGAAGACGTATAA
- a CDS encoding TetR/AcrR family transcriptional regulator produces the protein MKKGELTRRHIIRKSAPIFNTKGYMTTTMNDIIEETRIQKGGIYRHFKDKEHLMVESFHFSTDVMRTHLMTSVSQHEHATDKLIAFVEAFLQLTKGEPIVGGCPIFNAAIEMDDLDMRGLLPAINEALDMMINGLVTMIEEGMTRQELKQSLQPYDTAVYIVSTLEGGLVLDRLKKDEQLTTIILNHVKQFILMMAAERQ, from the coding sequence ATGAAAAAAGGTGAATTAACAAGACGTCACATTATACGAAAATCTGCTCCCATTTTTAATACAAAAGGTTACATGACAACGACGATGAATGACATTATTGAGGAAACACGTATTCAAAAGGGTGGGATCTATCGGCACTTTAAGGATAAAGAGCACCTGATGGTTGAATCCTTTCATTTTTCTACCGACGTGATGCGAACGCATTTAATGACGAGTGTTTCACAACATGAGCATGCAACAGACAAATTAATCGCATTTGTGGAGGCTTTTTTGCAATTAACTAAAGGAGAACCGATAGTAGGCGGGTGTCCTATTTTTAACGCCGCTATAGAAATGGATGATTTGGATATGAGGGGGTTACTGCCGGCAATTAATGAAGCCTTGGACATGATGATAAACGGGTTAGTGACAATGATAGAAGAGGGTATGACGCGTCAGGAGTTGAAGCAATCACTACAACCGTATGACACTGCCGTATATATTGTGTCAACACTTGAAGGTGGACTCGTATTAGACCGTTTAAAGAAAGATGAGCAACTAACGACTATCATACTCAATCATGTGAAGCAATTTATTTTAATGATGGCGGCTGAGCGGCAATAA
- a CDS encoding transposase has product MRKSHDKNFKLQAVQMVKDGKRIAEVARELDLAEQTLHNWVKKYDQHKASAFVDSRNLSSEDKAERDDQKRIRDLEEENAILKKAMGIFAKDQK; this is encoded by the coding sequence ATGAGAAAATCACATGACAAAAATTTCAAATTACAAGCTGTTCAGATGGTTAAGGATGGCAAACGGATTGCAGAAGTGGCTCGGGAGCTGGATCTGGCAGAACAGACGCTGCATAACTGGGTAAAAAAATACGATCAACACAAAGCATCTGCTTTTGTAGATAGTAGGAATTTAAGCTCTGAAGATAAGGCAGAACGAGACGATCAAAAGCGAATTCGTGACCTTGAAGAGGAAAACGCCATCTTAAAAAAGGCTATGGGCATCTTCGCAAAAGACCAGAAGTAA
- a CDS encoding STM3941 family protein — translation MEELQFYPPKGKNFLLLLMCLVFIALGFLMCIVAFSDGDYVISALGAVTGVFFSFIFPILVKSLLAAKPYLILTKEELITSAATKNPIPIEWKDIRGYNLIKVNGSKIVEIILEDEEKYRHQMTTTTRWLNKLNDAMNFSPFAIALGQIKRNDRDKLVNELDKRTFGEDLNTEEV, via the coding sequence ATGGAAGAACTACAATTTTATCCACCGAAGGGTAAAAATTTTTTATTATTGCTAATGTGTTTGGTATTTATAGCATTGGGATTTTTAATGTGTATCGTTGCTTTTAGTGATGGAGATTATGTCATAAGTGCTTTAGGGGCTGTTACAGGTGTATTTTTTTCCTTTATATTTCCTATATTAGTAAAATCATTACTAGCAGCAAAGCCTTATCTGATTTTAACAAAGGAAGAATTAATCACAAGTGCTGCAACAAAGAATCCAATTCCTATTGAATGGAAGGATATAAGAGGATATAACTTGATCAAAGTCAACGGTTCTAAAATAGTAGAAATTATCTTAGAAGACGAAGAAAAATACCGTCATCAAATGACGACAACAACGAGATGGTTAAACAAGCTAAACGATGCTATGAATTTCTCTCCGTTTGCCATTGCATTGGGGCAGATCAAACGGAACGATAGAGATAAGCTGGTGAACGAATTAGATAAGCGGACGTTTGGGGAAGACCTAAACACGGAAGAAGTGTGA
- a CDS encoding acyl carrier protein, which translates to MNKQLIINIVLECVEEINHILEDPIPVQEGELAYLYDWGYGNLDSFSLVSLLVCIEQALEDQLHLKLDLVNLNNIADQNNPFRTVATLVNYISDLSNVNDLKNESEIKT; encoded by the coding sequence ATGAATAAACAATTAATCATTAATATTGTTCTTGAGTGTGTAGAGGAAATTAATCATATTCTTGAAGATCCAATACCTGTTCAGGAAGGTGAATTAGCTTATCTTTATGATTGGGGTTATGGCAACTTAGACTCGTTTAGTCTTGTATCATTACTTGTTTGTATAGAACAAGCACTGGAGGATCAGCTTCATTTAAAACTAGATTTAGTAAATTTAAATAATATTGCTGATCAAAATAACCCATTTAGAACTGTGGCAACATTAGTTAATTATATTAGTGATTTAAGTAATGTAAACGACTTGAAAAATGAGAGTGAGATTAAAACTTAA
- a CDS encoding alpha/beta hydrolase has translation MKYVLFMAFVGISLFLRRYIIRHVFTPKRKENKNYPNSTYENMEIELGSGTIRGWLIKSESSKGCFLLVHGWSSNKSAMLRYVDPLIISGYDVIIMDIVGHGQSDSLQKQVSIESFVQSITATIDYAEQRADINSHAIYVLGHSMGGTAASIVNATDRRIQALITDSMPTSLRHISQSMAGNITLPYRPFGWLLISWLLLRGGIFKKAKKEWRLEKIVKNQQSPALAIHGTEDTKVPISNVDVLLTHSNFKQVIKVETKGHHNCVKDNDFWDNIFRFITDNRQ, from the coding sequence ATGAAATATGTCTTATTCATGGCTTTCGTAGGAATTAGTTTATTTTTAAGGCGCTATATCATTCGTCATGTTTTCACACCGAAACGGAAAGAGAATAAAAATTATCCGAACTCGACTTATGAAAACATGGAAATTGAGCTGGGTAGTGGGACAATTCGAGGCTGGCTTATTAAAAGTGAGAGTTCAAAAGGGTGTTTTCTATTAGTACACGGGTGGAGTTCTAATAAATCAGCCATGTTACGATATGTCGACCCTCTCATAATTAGCGGTTATGACGTCATTATAATGGATATTGTTGGTCATGGGCAAAGTGATTCACTACAAAAGCAAGTGAGTATTGAATCGTTTGTCCAAAGTATCACCGCAACGATTGATTATGCGGAGCAGAGGGCAGATATTAATAGTCATGCTATCTATGTTTTAGGGCATTCAATGGGAGGGACAGCCGCAAGTATTGTGAACGCCACTGATAGGAGAATACAAGCACTTATTACCGATTCAATGCCCACTTCATTAAGACATATTAGCCAATCAATGGCTGGAAATATCACGCTCCCTTATAGACCATTTGGCTGGCTATTGATCAGCTGGTTATTATTACGAGGCGGTATTTTTAAAAAAGCTAAAAAAGAATGGCGTCTAGAAAAAATAGTGAAAAACCAACAGTCTCCAGCGCTTGCTATACACGGTACTGAGGATACAAAAGTGCCGATTTCAAATGTGGATGTCCTATTAACTCACAGCAACTTTAAACAAGTGATTAAAGTTGAAACAAAAGGTCATCACAATTGTGTGAAAGATAACGATTTTTGGGATAACATTTTTCGTTTTATCACAGATAACCGTCAGTAA
- a CDS encoding DUF4260 domain-containing protein — protein MNKMLLHIEGLVILSLSLYFYSYNQLSWVLFFVLLLAPDISMLGYVINKKIGAVLYNICHTYSLSIGVVVCGVVLSNQIVLAIGIIWTAHIGMDRAVGFGLKYPTDFKDTHLNRV, from the coding sequence GTGAATAAAATGCTTTTACACATAGAAGGGCTTGTGATTTTATCACTAAGTCTTTATTTTTACTCGTATAATCAGTTGAGCTGGGTGTTATTTTTTGTATTATTATTAGCTCCTGATATATCTATGCTAGGGTATGTAATTAATAAAAAAATTGGTGCTGTGCTTTATAACATATGCCATACATACAGTTTATCAATTGGCGTTGTTGTATGTGGCGTAGTGTTATCAAACCAAATTGTCTTAGCAATAGGGATAATATGGACTGCTCATATTGGTATGGATAGGGCGGTTGGATTTGGATTGAAATATCCAACCGATTTTAAAGACACGCATTTAAATCGAGTTTAA